In Sulfitobacter sp. M39, the following proteins share a genomic window:
- a CDS encoding LysR family transcriptional regulator: MDWDKLRIFHAVADAGSLTHAGDKLNLSQSAVSRQIRGLEEQLNTNLFHRHARGLILTEQGELLFDATVAMSKRLDTAAARIRDSEEEVFGELRVTTTTGFGTLWLAPRLPKLYEKYPDLKVDLMLEERVLDLPMREADVAIRMKEPSQADLVRKKLMMIKMCMYASPAYLAANGTPQRLEDMSDHRLICQNTDSNQVHAGLNLIQQLMMHDVRSMLTVNNYFGVLQAVINNLGIGVLPDYLMQDFPDLVQVLPETESADVPVFLAYPEELRASKRVAAFKDFVQDEIITHRKLLREKESH, translated from the coding sequence GCAATCTGCCGTCAGCCGCCAGATCCGCGGACTGGAAGAGCAGCTGAATACCAACCTGTTCCACCGCCACGCACGCGGCCTGATCCTGACCGAACAAGGCGAGCTGCTGTTCGACGCCACCGTCGCCATGTCCAAACGGCTTGATACCGCCGCTGCGCGCATCCGCGACAGCGAGGAAGAAGTCTTTGGCGAATTGCGTGTTACCACGACCACGGGCTTTGGCACCCTCTGGCTGGCCCCGCGTCTGCCGAAGCTCTACGAGAAATACCCCGACCTCAAGGTCGACCTGATGCTCGAAGAACGCGTCCTGGACCTGCCCATGCGCGAAGCCGATGTCGCCATCCGCATGAAAGAGCCGTCCCAAGCCGATCTGGTGCGCAAGAAGCTGATGATGATCAAGATGTGCATGTACGCCTCGCCCGCCTATCTTGCGGCGAACGGCACGCCCCAGCGGCTTGAGGATATGTCGGACCACCGCCTGATCTGCCAGAACACCGACAGCAACCAGGTGCATGCGGGTCTGAACCTGATCCAGCAGCTGATGATGCATGACGTGCGGTCGATGCTGACGGTGAACAACTACTTTGGCGTATTGCAAGCGGTGATCAACAACCTCGGGATCGGCGTGCTGCCCGACTACCTCATGCAAGACTTCCCCGATCTGGTGCAAGTTCTGCCAGAGACCGAGTCGGCGGATGTGCCCGTATTCCTTGCCTACCCCGAAGAATTGCGCGCCTCCAAGCGGGTCGCGGCCTTTAAAGACTTCGTGCAAGACGAGATCATTACCCACCGCAAACTGCTGCGCGAGAAAGAGTCCCACTAG